In Rhodothermales bacterium, the following proteins share a genomic window:
- the mtaB gene encoding tRNA (N(6)-L-threonylcarbamoyladenosine(37)-C(2))-methylthiotransferase MtaB, with product MSTVAFHTLGCKLNFAETGMIARQFEQRQFTIVPFGSQADVTVLNTCTVTDEADRKCRQMIRKAVRSSKDSFVIVTGCYAQLRPDEVADIPGVDAVLGTAEKHRLFDLLESFSRTEETQVRVSCIDDVTTFGPAYSAGERTRAFLKIQDGCDYTCSFCTIPMARGRSRSQTIADSLAQAREIASQGFVEIVLSGVNIGLYGNDTGTSLLDLLQELDGVDGVERYRISSIEPNLLTDRIIDFVAGSRRFVPHFHLPLQSGDDFVLGKMRRRYRRQVYLERVERIKQIMPDAGIGVDVIVGFPDETDERFRNTTEFIADLPVSYLHVFTYSERTGTTAVEEVDSGSASPIPRHERSRRNRVLRVLSEQKKHAFYKQHIGTRGDVLWESKVSDGYAFGFTDNYIRVRAPVEDVTVGVVENVGLAGIAEDGSVTVESTDPAFVSLT from the coding sequence GTGTCCACCGTTGCCTTTCATACGCTCGGCTGCAAGCTGAATTTCGCCGAGACGGGGATGATCGCCCGCCAGTTCGAGCAGCGACAGTTCACGATTGTACCCTTCGGATCGCAGGCCGACGTCACAGTGCTCAACACGTGTACGGTCACCGACGAGGCTGATCGCAAGTGCCGACAGATGATCCGCAAGGCGGTGCGTTCCAGTAAGGATTCTTTTGTGATTGTGACTGGCTGCTACGCCCAGCTGCGTCCGGACGAGGTCGCTGACATCCCCGGTGTCGATGCGGTACTCGGCACGGCCGAGAAGCACCGCCTATTTGATCTGCTCGAGTCGTTTTCCAGGACGGAAGAGACACAGGTTCGTGTGTCCTGCATCGACGATGTCACGACCTTTGGGCCCGCGTATTCTGCGGGCGAACGGACGCGGGCTTTCCTTAAGATTCAGGACGGTTGTGACTACACCTGTTCATTTTGCACGATACCGATGGCCCGGGGAAGAAGTCGAAGTCAGACCATCGCAGACTCTCTCGCACAGGCCAGGGAAATCGCATCGCAGGGCTTCGTCGAGATCGTGCTAAGTGGTGTCAACATCGGGCTGTATGGCAACGATACGGGAACGTCGCTGCTCGATCTTCTGCAAGAGCTTGACGGCGTCGATGGTGTGGAGCGATATCGGATTTCTTCGATCGAGCCCAACCTGTTGACCGATCGCATCATCGACTTTGTTGCCGGCTCCCGCCGTTTCGTGCCGCATTTTCATCTGCCGCTGCAAAGTGGTGACGATTTTGTCCTGGGCAAAATGCGACGCCGGTACCGACGGCAGGTCTATCTCGAGCGCGTGGAGCGCATCAAGCAGATAATGCCTGATGCCGGGATCGGGGTCGACGTCATTGTCGGCTTCCCGGATGAAACGGACGAGCGTTTTCGCAACACAACCGAGTTCATTGCCGACCTGCCGGTGTCGTACCTCCATGTATTCACCTACTCGGAGCGAACCGGTACCACCGCCGTGGAGGAAGTGGACAGCGGCTCTGCGTCGCCGATTCCCCGACACGAACGTTCGCGGCGAAACCGCGTGCTCCGCGTACTATCTGAGCAGAAGAAGCACGCCTTCTACAAGCAGCACATCGGCACGCGAGGGGACGTACTGTGGGAAAGCAAGGTGAGTGACGGGTATGCTTTCGGCTTCACCGACAACTACATCCGGGTACGGGCACCTGTTGAGGACGTTACCGTGGGCGTCGTTGAGAACGTCGGGCTTGCTGGAATTGCAGAAGACGGATCGGTGACGGTGGAATCGACAGATCCGGCGTTTGTGAGTCTCACCTAG
- a CDS encoding phosphatidylserine decarboxylase family protein, which yields MIAPEGYGIVGISIVIGVVLVAAGMLVASPWRWILVGVALLVVAFTLFFFRDPERTIPVQATEGRVLLAPADGKVVVVREVEFEPLYLKSPARQVSIFLSPLNVHVNRVPTNGVVEYDNYVSGDYLVAWHPKASEQNERSQLGIRHPSGMPVLFKQIAGAVARRVVYHIGVGDTVRAGERFGIVKFGSRMDILVPMSVEITVTEGDRVRGGETIIANLPFTQDGGP from the coding sequence ATGATCGCACCCGAAGGGTACGGAATCGTTGGAATATCCATCGTAATCGGCGTTGTTCTGGTCGCAGCAGGGATGTTGGTGGCGTCGCCCTGGAGGTGGATTCTGGTTGGCGTCGCCCTGCTGGTCGTTGCCTTCACGCTGTTCTTCTTTCGGGATCCTGAGCGCACGATCCCGGTCCAGGCGACGGAAGGGCGGGTGCTCCTTGCTCCGGCGGACGGCAAGGTGGTGGTTGTTCGCGAAGTCGAGTTTGAGCCCCTGTATCTTAAAAGCCCTGCACGACAGGTATCAATCTTCCTGTCACCGCTGAATGTGCACGTAAACCGGGTTCCGACGAACGGTGTCGTTGAGTACGACAACTACGTCTCCGGAGATTACCTCGTGGCGTGGCATCCGAAGGCCAGCGAACAGAATGAGCGCTCACAACTCGGCATCCGTCACCCATCCGGCATGCCGGTCCTGTTCAAACAGATAGCGGGTGCCGTGGCGCGCCGTGTAGTTTATCACATTGGCGTCGGCGACACCGTACGTGCGGGAGAGCGCTTTGGGATCGTTAAATTCGGTTCACGGATGGACATCCTGGTTCCGATGTCGGTGGAGATCACTGTGACTGAAGGCGACCGGGTTCGGGGCGGCGAGACCATCATTGCAAATCTGCCCTTCACGCAAGACGGGGGGCCGTGA
- the pssA gene encoding CDP-diacylglycerol--serine O-phosphatidyltransferase, with amino-acid sequence MGKRRANTHSKNPPGRKQRILKRRIAAFREAQAGRSRRQIPRAAVPSFFTLMNLFSGFMALTQILEGRFEQACWLIVLAGFFDVLDGMMARLTDGESLFGIELDSLSDIVSFGVAPAYLVYAFGLNEFGMLGLAVSSLPAICGAVRLARFNVQFEGIKKDYFVGLPIPVQAACIVALILNVGSADWFSELSPSNLSLLMPIVVVLSGLMISNIKFDAMPKPTPDFIRSNRAKAAAYLVGLVLIIVLQQIGLLISLIAYLAHAVGRAVRNVFRAVMVEPESGNGVAGRVGETDQSRNDSPVP; translated from the coding sequence ATGGGAAAGCGTAGAGCAAATACACATTCCAAGAACCCGCCCGGACGGAAGCAGCGGATCCTTAAGCGCCGAATCGCGGCGTTTCGTGAAGCTCAGGCCGGCCGTAGTCGACGTCAGATCCCGCGGGCGGCTGTGCCGTCGTTCTTTACGCTGATGAACCTGTTCAGCGGGTTCATGGCGCTGACCCAAATACTCGAGGGGCGATTTGAGCAGGCCTGCTGGCTCATCGTCCTCGCCGGGTTCTTTGACGTGCTGGACGGAATGATGGCCCGTCTGACGGACGGGGAAAGTCTCTTCGGAATAGAACTTGACTCGCTGAGTGATATTGTTTCGTTCGGCGTCGCGCCCGCGTATCTCGTCTATGCGTTCGGTCTGAATGAATTCGGGATGCTGGGCCTGGCGGTTTCGTCCCTGCCTGCCATCTGTGGTGCGGTGCGTCTGGCGCGCTTTAATGTGCAGTTCGAAGGCATCAAAAAGGACTATTTTGTCGGACTTCCAATTCCCGTCCAGGCGGCCTGCATCGTCGCGTTGATACTTAATGTGGGCAGCGCGGACTGGTTCAGTGAACTGAGTCCCAGCAATCTCAGCCTGCTGATGCCTATTGTCGTCGTCCTGTCGGGGTTGATGATATCGAACATTAAGTTCGACGCGATGCCCAAGCCGACGCCCGACTTTATTCGTTCGAACCGTGCAAAGGCCGCAGCCTATCTGGTCGGGCTCGTGCTGATCATAGTCCTGCAACAGATCGGCCTGCTGATTTCCCTGATAGCATATCTCGCCCACGCAGTGGGGCGGGCCGTGCGCAACGTCTTTCGGGCTGTCATGGTCGAGCCCGAATCCGGCAATGGTGTTGCCGGGAGGGTCGGCGAAA